The Vibrio toranzoniae sequence CCAAATCAACCCAAGTATCTGAGTTGTGAACCGGACTGGTTGTGTAAGACAAGGTACCTTGAGCGTGACCACCAACATCAATCGTTGCTTTCACTGCTGTTTCAAAGTTACGTACGTCATTCATCGCATCAAAAATACGGAATACATCCATGCCGTTCTTATGGGCACGTTCAACAAATTTCTCTACTACATCATCCGCGTAGTGACGGTAACCCAATAAATTTTGACCACGCAGTAGCATCTGCATTGGTGTATTTGGCATCGCTTTTTTCAGCTCACGCAAACGCTCCCATGGATCTTCTCCTAGAAAACGGATACACGAATCAAACGTTGCGCCGCCCCAAGTCTCTAAAGACCAGTAACCGACTTTATCCAGCTCTGCCGCAATGGGCAGCATATCTTCGATACGCATACGAGTAGCAAATAGTGACTGGTGCGCGTCACGAAGTACCACATCTGTGATAGCTAGTGGTTTAGACATGCTCATAAACTCCTTTTTAATCCTTTAAATGCTACTTAGCAGTAGACGCACGGTATTGATGAACCGCGGCCGAAATTGCTGCCACAACTTGTGGACTAACAGCTGAAGGGTTTGATTGTGATTTTTGATTTTTTTTAGGTGCTGCGATCGGCTCTGGTACTTCTTCAGGTACCAGTTTTGACATCAACCGAACGAGGTAAACTAGAATAGTTAGGAAAATAAAGACAACGGACATCCCCGTTATCATTAGAGTCGCCGCATCTCCTAGCAGGCTTCCAATATTAGTCATGTTGCTTCCTTTCTTCGTCATCCTGACATACGTGCAGGATTTCAGCGAATAGTGATCCCGACCCATGGATTATCTCGATTGG is a genomic window containing:
- a CDS encoding oxaloacetate decarboxylase subunit gamma; this encodes MTNIGSLLGDAATLMITGMSVVFIFLTILVYLVRLMSKLVPEEVPEPIAAPKKNQKSQSNPSAVSPQVVAAISAAVHQYRASTAK